In the Colletotrichum lupini chromosome 4, complete sequence genome, CGAAGGGCAGCCCTGCGCCAAAGCCCCAACGCCGGTCCAGTGTATAGACACACCAGAATAGCCGCATGGCCATCTTACGTTTCCCGGCATCCTTGAAGGTTTTGCTGATGGTTGCTGACTGATGAAGGCCCATTTCCAAACACCATCGGGCAACAATGCCGACAAGTCTCCAAGCTTGCAAATCATCACCAGTCATAAAGCTATAAACAGCCTGGAAGTCTGTTGTTAGTACTCTTGTACACTTCAACCCAATAAAAGGCGACACCTACGAGTAAGATGTAGAGCATAGTCGACTTGATGCTCGCCGATTCCCAGAGCTTATCGTGTGATGATTTCCTCACATCGAGGAATAGGGACCTGCCAAGTTGACTTGAGCCTCCAGCTTCTACAGTCAAGGCTGTAGATAGCACCATCTTAACCAAGCTTAGATCTTGAGGGTCGATAATTGTCGGCCCTGGGATTGCGGCAAAGGCAAACCCAAGGCGAGAACCGCTGTTCATGGCATGGTAAAGGCTTCGAACTCGTTCGATAAGCCACCCAATGTCGAGGAAGGGGTACTGAATGCCAATCTCTTCTTCATACACATTGCATAACCTTACAGCTTCCTCTTCGTTGATTAGCCACAAAGGATCTATTGACCCGACGTCTAACCCAAAGGCTGTTTGGATGGATGGTGAAGGTGGACGAGTTGGATTAACAGATCCGGGCATCCCGCCGGTCTCGTGATCGGCGGTGCCGATGCCCCGTGCCCGCAGATGTGTTCTTGCAAGACTGATGTTGAAGGTGTAACTGGCGGATGGTTGAGGCTCGTCTTGGCTAGTGGAGGATTCAACATCTACGACAATGGGGTCCGGTTGAAGTGCTGGGTCCACTACTTGATCATCCGGATTGCCCAATGGGACCGGGAGATCTTGGAGCACTGTTGGTGCAACCTCACAATGGAGAGGGCTTGACTGGGTTTCCGACGGCTGCTGGGACTGGTGCCGTCGTAACTGATCCAGGCCTCCTTGCAGAGAAGCTACTTGATCCCTTAGAGACTGGATAGCTTGAGCATCGGTATCACTAAGTACTAGGTTAGTCAACAAAATACCGTGTTCATCTCAAGCTGTATACTTACGCGCTATTCCCTCTGTCTTTGCGTGGTTTCTTCGAGGCCGGGTATGCGCCTAAGGCTATTAGTCTTCTTCGCTCTGTATCGGCAATGGGAGGAATAGATCGACCTACAGGTCAATGCCTGACGAGCGCAACGGAAACAAGGGCTCTTGCCATTACACTTGCTCTTTCTTTTCCGGCACTCAAAGCTGCAAGGTTTTCGAAACGTAATCAGTATAGACCAACGACCATCGTCTGCTTACGTCGGAATCCCGAAGATGGGTCTTCTTACCAGGCCTTGGAAATGTATTTCCCTCGAGTGGTCCGGGTCTTTGGGGCACTCGGAATTCCGCTCTTCTGAGAAACGGGGGATCCGGCTTGCgggccgtcgccgccgccgaccgAGCTGGGAGATTCTGGAGAATCCATGTTCCAATTGAAAAGTAAAAAGTGATAGCACGTGATCTCCTTCCGctctcttctcttcttcgTTCTTTTTTTCTGAGACCTGCTTCTTTGAGCGAAGCAGTCGAATGATAATCGAACGATAAAAGAGGTCGAGAGAAAAGGGCGGAATTTGAAAGGTAGGGTTTCCGGGGGGTTTTGAAGGATCTTGGCTGGACATTAACCCCCGCCACCCCGCAAACTTAAGCCGCTAGATCTCTGGGGTAGGTTGGCATTCAGTGGGGGTTGATCACCATCCGTCAAAGCCGGCGTCACACCTGAAATCCTTCCCGGGATGCGTTCGATATTTGACTAATTGGGAGTCTTTGATTGATCACTCGTTCTCCAACACTCCCTTCCCCAGGAATACAAGATGAAGTACTGAATCAGAAATTGTAGTGACTTCACTGGACGGCCGTATGGGGATGGAGATAAGAGCAGGAACCTACCTGACTCGGTTGCTAGCCGGACTAAGCTTGGAGGGGATAGATGGTCTTGAGCTAAATATTTGCGGAATGGCGGCGTCCGCAGGGTTTCACATCACCACAACTATTGCAACTTGAAAGTCGAAATAGAGCTCTCATCATAGGTCGATGTTCCTCGAGATACAATCTCACTGCGAATAACAGTTATAGATGATGTTTATCACTGGGAACATTACACATCCGATTAGAGGCTTGTTTCGTAGGTAGATCGATCATGTAGCAACTGCCCGTTCCAACAAAGATGGGAAGAGCTTGCAAAGGATGTGCGCATGCAACTTTCTGTACCATATGTGACTGTTAGGATCTTTCCAAAATTCTTGACCCCCTTCAAAACCATCGAGATCTGGAATTCTTCACAGGCGCGGATCGGAGGTTCTACTAAAGATCGAATGCTATCGGCGTCCAAAATGCTTCTGTTTGAGGTGGGATGGCGGGGCTAGCGGCGGAATTTCCGGCGGTTCCTCACGCGCAGATCGAGGGCGGAACTCGGAAAGAGTTCCGCTCTGACACTGATCGGTGTGTTTCACTTTTGATTTGTCTAGGAGAGATATCTCTCGTGGAGAACATAGGCGACACCATTCTCCAGTCTCATGCAACAAGGTATGGATGGAAAAATTGATATTTGAATGTGTGTAAATCTCAGCTGGTTTGCGCCCACGATTATATCGTACAAAGGGCGTAGAGAACATCGGTGCTGGCCATATCAAAGGTTCCGTTTCAAACTCCGAATGCCACCAACCGCAAATCCAAGTTGGCCCAGGCCCCTTGATCTTCTTTCTATAATATCTTCCTGATTGTAGCGATATCATATAATCGAGTTCTCCCTGGATCAAAATATTTTTCGTCAATATGCGTTCAATCGATGAGATTACATGCGTTGTCTGGGATCTTTCCCGGTTTGGCCCGGTTCTTCAGTAATTCGGTAGAACACCAGTAGTTGCACGGCGGGGGGAGGGGATGTTGAAACGGCTTTTCGGAGTACACGACACACTTATGCGAAGAATAAAGAATTCCTCAATATGATAAGCATGCTAACCGCAAATAAGCAAGTCAATACTGTGACGGCTTACCGACAAGCATTTAGATGGAAGACCAATACGGAGGGTATCCAGATTCTTATTGATTGGCTCATCATGACTGTGAGGCTTACTTCCCGGACACAGGTAAATCCTGGGCTAAGATCGATTACTCCTGGAACGCCACGACCTGGATGAACCCCCTCGGGGCGAGAACACTGAGTCCAGTCGAAACGCCATCCGACGGGTATATTGACGACCTGCCCCCGACGATGTTCGCCAAGTTAGGACCTAGAAGCAACGGTTTTGTCAATGCGCGTGATGTCGAATATATTTGGCGGAATAATTTCATCGTGCTCATGATGTATTCGTCTTCCCATCTCATCTTACCCGGGTGTCTCTGGCGACCTTATATTTTGTTGCACAGATATTGTTCAGCCCCGATCGATGCTTTGGCGGCTCCTCATTACTCACGACTTCTATAGACTGATTTGCTAGTAACATTTGGCATGGCGATGCTGCGTTCTCTGATGGTTCAGACTTGCGTTGAACTCGGTTGATCGGGGCAAAGCAAACCGAGCGCTTGTTCAAATACACGAGGATCCAATTCTCATTACAACTCGTGGACACATCACTCCATCTCGTCAGACCAACTCTCCAGTCTCAAAACGCGGGGTCGACATTTTCACGTTAGTTTCTTTCATGCTGTCACTAGCGACATCGATTCGAAGTCGGATACTCTCCACGAAATGAGTCTTTTGTCATCGTTTGCGGCGGACTCCGCATGGCCGCTGTGGGATAGCGAACCCATCGATGGGGCATTCGAACTCGACCTTTCACAAGGAACTATCGATCAAGGAGTTGTCAAAGCAGTTTCAAGACCATGGTTATTTGGATACAAACCAACAGCGAAGTCAAACGGACGCGCGGTGCTCATTCTGGGTGGTGGCGGCTACATCGAGCTCATGGTGGGCCGTGAAGGTGTCGCTGTCGCACACTGGCTCGCTTCTCTCGGTTTCGAGGCCTTTGTACTTGTGCACCGATTCCCGTCAGCAGAAACAGGACCTCAGGCCCCCGTCGACGATGCCAGACAGGCGTTGCGTCTGATCGAAGAGAAGGCGGCGCCAGCGAGGTTAGCGTTGTGCGGTCTGTCCTCCGGCGGCCACCTTGCGTCCGCGCTGCTGGCCGAGTACCCGGCTTCGTGGGCGTCTTCTTCCGGGGCACCGGTGCCGAAGCCGGAGTTCGCCATCATTGGATACGGACCTATCTCTACCAATGCCAAGGGGCACACCATTATTCCCAATAAGGCACCCCTCGAGCCGCCGGCGAAGCAGGAGCTTTACGACGTTGTCATCCCCGATCAGCAGATTTTGCGCCCGGCACCGCCAACCTTTATTGTGTATTCTGCCAGCGATCCCGTGGTGCCTGTGGTGAACGCATACCGGCTTGCGCAGGGGTTGCAAGCAGCGGAGGGGTCTGTCGAGCTCCACGTCTTTGCTGACGCGCCCCACGGCTTCGCTTTGGACACTGAAGGGATGCCGGTCTCGAAATGGCCCTCAATGGCCGAGGAGTGGTTACGGCAAAGAGGATATCTGGCATAAATGTTTGAGAAGTAGTAAATTTCAAATTCTACACTACATTTAgactatttacctacttgTTCTACATGAAGCTTGCAGAGGATCAAACCACCTGATGAGACGAACATACGACAAACTCAATGGGCTCCTGGTGTAAATGAAGACCCCGGCCGCTATATCAAGTTGCATCAGGCACCCAATTAGCCCCCAACCGCCACATCAGCCATCGAAGGATCATGCGGTCATCTTTAAGCGCCCGTTTCGCGCCAAATATTTCGGACTGCCACCACAGAAACCAGGAGCTGAAGTCGAAATGTCGGAAACTAATGCAAGGCTCCCGGGGGTTGCCCCTACATTGACACACATAACACAAGGGTCTCTCAGTATTGAGGCGCTCATAGGCCCATCATCATATGGAGAAAGTAGCCCGCCCTGATAATTTTTGCCTGGAGGCTAAAGAAGCTTGGATAAAATATAGACACTTCGGTCACCCGACTGTAACAGGCGATTACCGAAAATCTGATCTTGCTTGCCTCAATCAGGCTCCGCCGCTCTTGACAGTATAATGTCACACCTTGAGCTTCGTTCAACTTGAGAAATAGAGAAACTTCTTGGAGAAGAACGCTTTCGCACCCGTTGATTTCATGGCAGCACCTTAAGCCCCACTACTCCCAACATGGCGCCTAGGTCGGAGTATTCGCGGTCTTCGACAAATACCCGTAGTCTGTTCGATGATGATTTTACGGAGAACAACAAGAACGCTTTCATCGTTGGAACGCATCCACTTCTTCAACGGGATATAGAGCTTGATAGCTTCCTAGCGAAAAAATCCGTCAGCGGCGAGGACAGAAGCGCAGACGACACTACCAATCACACAGCAGCTTGGTGTCCAACATGGCTTCGGTCAGGGACATTGTTGGCGTTCGCCGCTTTGTTCCTTCTCTTCGGCGTCTCTCTCATTGTCATGTTTCAATTCTCCCAGCAGAATAGTGGCCTGGTCACCACACGGCAGAGCCTCGTTTACCTCTGGCGATTTGGCCCAACAGCAAGTAAGCGAAAACTGTGAAGACTTTGTGTGTCAAGATAGGCTGACATTCATTAAATCAAGTCCTCACTCTGTTGTCCATTTTCTGGTCAAGAGTCGAGTTACAAGCCATTCGCTATATGCCTTGGATCGCTTACCGCGACAACCCATCGATGGGCAGAGACGGGTACTCTCTCGACTACACAGCAATGCTGTCGCCTTCGATTCTTTATCAGTCCCTGCGGAGAAGACACTTCCTTGTCTTCATCATCGCCGTTGTGTCTCTTTTCATCAAGATCCAGATTATTCTTGCCCCTAGTTTGTACAGCCTGGTCAGCTTTCAGGCTGAACAACCCGTCGATGTTCGGGTGCTCAACTCGTTCAATATCAGTACTCCAGCGATGTCCAATAGAGAGACTAGTGCATATTACATTGCAAAGGCCCTGCAGAATTTCGAGATGAAGCTACCATTTGGGGTCACAAAAGAAGGGGCCTACCAGACGTTCTCGTTTCGTCGGGGCTCCGGGCGGGGAACAGAAACAAAACCGATTACAGTTACTGTCGATGGGTACTTTGCAGAGATGAGATGTCTgaagcttagtaactactCGCATACGGACCTCAAGGAAACAGGCCCCGCCAGGAGCTATTACGCCTTCAACGCCAGTCTTTTATTCGAGGGCTGTGATCAGTCTGTCCCAGTCACCACCGATCGAATGATGTGGATCAATTCCAGCCCGAACGAGACGACATTACAGAGCAGTTGGAATGTCAACAACCTCCTTAATGAGCCAAAACCGTGCTCAAACCTTCCACAACAACACAACCAGTCTTTGTACCACGCAACTCGCATTGGACCGTCAGCAAAGAATACATCTCACCCTGATGTTCTTAATTTTGCGGCGATTTTGTGCTCCTCGACGGCCTGGACAACCCCAGTGGAGATAGTTGACGATGGTGTGAGCCCGAATATGACGGTCATACCGGGCGGGTCCAGAAGAACAGTCAACGCGGACCTCTGGTCATTGTTGGGGAGCTCCATCCCTGAAAAAGTTGGTCTATGGGCTGGCTCAGGGACCGGTACGATCTTTGGGCCGATCATTACAGGTTTCCAGTTCAACGGAAAGGGAACGAACAATGACACTGATCCATCACTATTCACTAATGATGTTCTGTACGACGCGGTCATGAACACGAGCAGTATCTTGGGCCCTTTGATCGGCCACTATCGTCTGCGAGAAGAAAGCGATTCCCAAACAACTGGAACAACAATCGCCACCATCGAAAGGCTGACAGTCAACCAGTGGGTCTCGCTGTCGATGACAGCGCTATTCTTCCTGCTTGCTGTTTTGACCGTAATAGTCCTGCTTCGCTACCGAAAGAGGATGTCAGTATGGCACAGAGACCCTGCTACAATTCTCGGAAGCATGCTTTTCTTCCGCGACAATATGGATCTGTCAAACAACATCATGGCTTCTCAGTCGCGTAGTCTCGACAATGAGTGGAGCTCTTGTGAATTCACTCCCTTGGTACTGAGGACATGGACACGTGTGCCGATCTCTGTCCTGGTTCTTGCTATCATCGGTGGGCTGTACTACACTTTAAGTGTATCGAAAACACAAGAAGGGCTTGCCTCTATAAATGCCGATGGTTACTTGCATCTGCTGTGGACGTCTGTTCCAGCACTGGTAATGCTTTGTGTTACTTTGTATGTCGGCTGCTGCGACTTCGCATATCGAGGTTTGGCAACACTTTCAAGCCTTTCTCTGCGACCGTGTAGCGCACGATTTCTCGATATGTCATACCTCGACATGATGGGTCTAAGGGCATTATACTGGTCGGTCCGAAAGTGTGTTTGGGCTGTCACCCTGTCACAGTTGCTTACCTTCCTCTGCGCATTTCTGACAACTCTTGCTTCGGTTATGTTCACCGTAGACCCAGTGCCTAGCTCTACGAACGTCCAGCTGCGGCAGACAACATGGTTTGGATCACGTCAGATGACGTTGAACAATGCCGGGTCCTTCGCAGCAACGCGAGACTCATTGAGCAGCCTTGTCCTGCGTAAGGGCGATGGAGCCTTGACATACCCACGGAACACCTACGATGATCTCGTTTTCCCGGTTCTTGACGGACTGCAAGGAACAGAGGTTTCCCCGAATGTTTCTATCCAGCTCAGCGTCCCGGCTGCCAAATTGGCCCCTTCCTGCGTCCAGTTGCCCGCCAGCACCTACAACATCACATTCAGGAACTACACCGAGGAGGACAAGTTCTTCGAGGTCCTTATGGTCGAGTCGTTTGATTGTCCTAATGGAAATCGAGCGAAGCTTCTGGGAATCATCTCCATGAGCAGCGCTACGAACAGACTAGGCCGCTCATACTTTTCGGACATCCTTGAATCACCAGGAAACACGTATTCCATCAACGGCCTTTGTAAACTTGGCTTGAATATGAGCGCTCCTGATTACATATACTCCCCATTTCGATTTCAAACTTACGTTTGGGGAGAGTTCAACAAAGAAAGAAACGACCTTGACCATCTCTCCATCTGGAGATGTAACTACACGTGGGTCGAGACGAGTACCAAGGTCTCATTATCCATGGAGTCGGACGGCATATACATTCTCGACCCCGAAAAGCCGCCGGAACCCGATCTATCAACTACGAAGTTCTGGGACCCTCCATTTGACGTTCCTCACTTCGATTATCAGTTCATCAACTTCCAAGCGGGTGACGCATTCCCCACTGTTAGCCTCAACGACCCGCTCGCTGGTTCAATGGAAAGGCAATTCACAGTCTTGATAGAGCCATACGGCCAACTACCACTGAGCGCATTGGGAGATGCTAGCCAGGAATCCAACGTTCTCGATAGCCTGAAACACAACTTGGGGTTCATCGGTGCCCAACTCGCCAACTTAGAGAATCGCTTTGGCGTCACTGAAAATTCCAGAAATCGCCCTCCACCTGCTAATGGTCTCCCATTGCTTGAAGCAATCATTGTAGACAGAAGCAGACGACGTTTAGTCCAGAACCCCACTATCACATATATCTTGATGGCGGTACTGGGCTTAGTGGCTCTTTGTAACATAATGGCAGTACTCTCCGCCGCTACGAGGCATCTTAGTGGAATCCCGCGGTTGTTCGATATGGAAGTGAAAGGGTTGGCGCCAGATGGTTTCCATAGCATGGCGTCCATGGTCAACCTGCTTCAGGGCTCAAATGCACCAAGTCACCTACCACAGAGTGTTCATTTACTGTCCAAGGGCGACCTCTACAGTCGTGTGGATGATTTGAGCTTCAGAATGGGCTGGTTTCAGAGAACCCAAAATCAAACTAGGCATTTCACTGTTGGAGTACTCGGTGATGAAGAGTTCGTGTATTTGCACGGGGGTAAGGGCATCAGGGATACAATATGAAGGCTTTAGTTAGTTAAATGAAAACGGGCCAGAATCCTGAAAAGATCTTCGTCTGTCAGTAGCCAGTTTGCAGGCATGTAGGGAACTTCCTCTTAGTACCTTGGAGGTTGACAAATCGTCATATTCAGCACCGTAATCCAGGGTATGTCGGTATCGCATTCTCCAAAGGCGCGGAAGGCTTACAAAAGAAAAGAGTGAAGACTTGTTCGAGCTTTTGAGTATTCAGAATTTCAGACGGCCCCTGAAGAAAATACCATGGCATTATAAGAGCACGTCTCAGCAGTCCAGTCCTCCAGTCAACAGTGACTCGTGATATGATGTGTTTTGAATTCTCCAAGGTCATTAAGCAGATTGGGTCAATGTTTCTTGTGGTTGATTGTCGTCGCCTCCCATCACCGTGCAGTGCCTGTCACCGGCGATCAATGTGAACGGATCAACCCCTTCGGCAACACGGCACCGGTCCACACATACTGCTGCTGTCTTCGGTATCGGGTTTTCGTATCTCAGCACTTTTTTCATCCCATCTTTACCCTGACTGCGGATGGATTACTCAGTTTGATCAGTTTCTAGCAGGGAACTGCTGCTGTCGGCCTCCCATCTAGCTTGTGTCAGCCTCGGTCGGACGTCAATTGAAAGCTTACTGGTTTCTCATTTCTACAGGTTTTGAAACACCACACGAAACCATGCGAGCCCCGACACTctaatacgaatactattCAGCCCCAATTACATCCTCAAGTAGGGGACCTTCTGTGTGCCAGATCCTTGATCTGTGCTGCAGCGGTGATTTGTATTTGTCGGCGTGTCTTCATGTCAGAAACTGCAATCCCAAAGTATCCCGGTTGGATATTTGTCCCTTCACATCGTCGCGAATGCACCGACTTTACGATTACTTCTACAACTTTTACCCTTCACATCGGTAATATTACATCGGGAGTAATCCGGTCAGTTCTGGAAGCCAGATATTTCTGCGTGCTGGCCACAACACCGAACTCGTCAAGTCACTCGCGCCACTTATTACCGGAGCGTCTACTCACTACCGTCAAGATGGCGATCGCTGAACAGGGCATGGTCATGATCGTGGTGGGGGCGATATTGATGTTTCTTAACACCTTCTTCGTCGGTCTACGTCTGTATACTCGGATCTTCATCACGAAGCATGTCCGACCCAACGACTACCTACTACTTACAGCTCTGGTTCGTACCCCAATTCGCGGTGTATGCATTCGCTTTATCTAATTCTATGCTTGCAGGCCGCCTTTGCGGCTCTTTACGCTCTCTTGGTCCTAGGTGTTCAAGGTGGAATTGGCGGCAGCATTCTCCAGGCGACGCTCCCCGGAATCGCCAGTTCTCTCAAAGTACTCTTTTTCCTGGAAATCATTTACGTGGTACTCACCTCCGCGATGAAAGGAAGCATTGCTTTGACCTTCATTCGACTATCGCGCTCGAGGATCCTGACTTCTCTGTTCTGGGTATCGATTGGCTTGGACGTGGCCATTAGCCTTGCTTTCATCATCTACTTGTTAGTCCAGTGCCAGCCGATTGATTTCGCATGGAGATTACTGGATGCGAACGCAAAGGGGCATTGCCTGCCTCTCACGGGTCAGCTCTATATGGGATATGCGCTGTCTATCGTAACGGCGACCCTGGATGGTCTTTTGATGGTTTCACCATGGATCATGATGAGAGGCCGCGGCCTGAACTCAAGACTGAAGATGTACATTTACGGAATCTTCGGTTTGGGAATCCTGTAAGTTCTATTTCGAGGTGATTGGAGGGCATTTGCTAATATGGACACTAGCGCGACAATCGCAAACATCATCCGCCTTGTGGCACTGGTCAAACTCAAGGGGTCAAGCGACCAGCTTCGTATGTGTTGATAACTCCACTCTGGGTTCCGAAAGCTAACAACAGTACAGTCGATGCTGCACCCGTATTCAACTGGTCCGCCATCGAGGTCAGCATTGGTATCATCATTGCCGGATTGATCGAACTCGGCCCGCTTGCCGCCAAGTATAATATCAAGGGCTTTGAGTCCTACGCTGGCGACGACACTGTCATGCTCACAAAGCCAATTACTCACGAGTCGAGGGTAGACGACTACGAGATGGAAACAAGGAAAATTTAAATCGAAGAAACGCACATAGGATGTCGAAGGTCAAGAAAAGGGCTGGCAACCGAAAGTCATTGGGCAGTGTTCTCTGGCAGAATGCTCTTTGACTACCACGCCTAGAAACAGGATGCAGACCCAAAAAAGACGGTCATTAGCTTCTCGATAACGATGAATGTTATCATGGTCTTAATAATGCAATGGTTCATAACCTTCCCGTCTCAAAGCGTGTGAGAGAGACATGCACTCTAGTCTGGTTGGACTTTTCCCCTCCCCAATAGCATTGCATTGGTCTAGAGAAATGAGACAGGGAACTCCGGTGTGGCCTGCTCTTGCAAGGCTCTCATTCAAGAATCTGTCTTGATACAATTACTTGGTCGATTCCTGTCTTCAGCTAGTAAAGCCGGAAAAGGTCGCCAACACACAAAGAATTAGAGTGCACAGTGATTCGTCACACGGTATGAAGACTATTAGGCATGCCATCACCCTTCTCAAATCCAGCTAAGACCGGAGGTTCCAGGCAGTCACTCTCAATTCTGTGAGACTATTGGCGAGACCAATGAGCGACGGATGCGGCGCGGAACAAGGCTGTGTCGTCTTACGATTGGGGGGCGGGGCGACTTGACAAGACTCACACCGGACACATTCCCAAAGTGGAATCCCTTCTCTTTTGGATGCATCGAGCCGGTAACTTCGTTCGTAGGAACACCAATAAGGAGTCTCTCCGCCACACCCAAATGTTCCTTCTCGTCACTTTTGTATCTCGTTGGTTTGGAGGTTTCTCAAAAGTTGACATGTATCAGCCCTACTGGGCTGGCTGACATTGCCCAAAATGGCGTCAAGATACATGGCTGTGAAATGGCCGTATGACCTTGAAAAGAGGCAACATCAAGACAGAAGGATTGGCCCCCAGAGCCAGCCCGCGCCGAGGATGGAAGATGGCGGACATTAATCTGCTCGATGGAAAACATATAAATTGAAGAGCATTCTCGCCTGGTAGTCAACTTACAGAGACACCGGGCATCGCAATTCAACCTATTCCTTCACTAAAACTTGTCTTTACCTAGACTGGCTATCAAACTCCTTGTCTCTTTGAAAAAGTTGTGTTCAAAAGCCTTCAGGGGTTTCTCTTTGAAATGCGCAACTACGAAAAGTTCACGACAGAGAGTGATCTCGAATCGGCAAAAGACGAATGTCTTCTATACGAAGATGAAGTTCTGCCCATTCACTTCATAGATCAGGCGGCTATTATTCGTAAAATCGTTTTCAACTATACCTTTCGTTATGACAACGTCCTCGACGCTAGAAAGCTTCACGAAAGTCTACTCCAACTTGTGCATACGCCTGGATGGCGTAAGATTGGAGGCCGTCTACGAGCCAATGTAAGTCATGATGTTCATTCTGATATCAAGAACCCATTTACGTGCCGGTACTGACTGCCATCGTGAAATCGTGCAGAGTGAAGGAAAACTCGAGATCCATGTACCACGCGTTTTCACCGAGACACGCCCTGCCGTGAGATTTTCCCACGTCGACCACCTCAACACCAACATCAACTCCCATCCCCTTGCTTCGAGGCTGCCCAAAGCAACAGGATCTACACCATCTTTACAAGAAGGCAGTCCAGCCTTCAAGTCTTTCGCTGCGCCTGTTGATCTGCGAAAGAACACCAACCATTACTTGAGGAGTGATGAGCCCTTGCTATGTCTTCATGTCACATCTTTCGCAGACGCTACACTAGTAGGACTCACCTATCCACATTCGCTCGCCGATGCCATGGGTATATCAGAGCTGCTCAAAGCATGGTCCAATATCATAGTGGGCAAAAGCTATCTGGTCAAGCCTCTTCAGGGCACTTATCGAGATGTGCTTGACAGCGCAGGAACAGACCACGATAAGGAAGTCTCGCAAAGAGAGTTCGCTTTAGAAAGTAAGCAAACTCGTGGCGTTGCTTTGGTGTCC is a window encoding:
- a CDS encoding esterase/lipase, with amino-acid sequence MNPLGARTLSPVETPSDGYIDDLPPTMFANDIDSKSDTLHEMSLLSSFAADSAWPLWDSEPIDGAFELDLSQGTIDQGVVKAVSRPWLFGYKPTAKSNGRAVLILGGGGYIELMVGREGVAVAHWLASLGFEAFVLVHRFPSAETGPQAPVDDARQALRLIEEKAAPARLALCGLSSGGHLASALLAEYPASWASSSGAPVPKPEFAIIGYGPISTNAKGHTIIPNKAPLEPPAKQELYDVVIPDQQILRPAPPTFIVYSASDPVVPVVNAYRLAQGLQAAEGSVELHVFADAPHGFALDTEGMPVSKWPSMAEEWLRQRGYLA
- a CDS encoding fungal specific transcription factor domain-containing protein, coding for MDSPESPSSVGGGDGPQAGSPVSQKSGIPSAPKTRTTRGKYISKACFECRKRKSKCNGKSPCFRCARQALTCAYPASKKPRKDRGNSADTDAQAIQSLRDQVASLQGGLDQLRRHQSQQPSETQSSPLHCEVAPTVLQDLPVPLGNPDDQVVDPALQPDPIVVDVESSTSQDEPQPSASYTFNISLARTHLRARGIGTADHETGGMPGSVNPTRPPSPSIQTAFGLDVGSIDPLWLINEEEAVRLCNVYEEEIGIQYPFLDIGWLIERVRSLYHAMNSGSRLGFAFAAIPGPTIIDPQDLSLVKMVLSTALTVEAGGSSQLGRSLFLDVRKSSHDKLWESASIKSTMLYILLAVYSFMTGDDLQAWRLVGIVARWCLEMGLHQSATISKTFKDAGKRKMAMRLFWCVYTLDRRWGFGAGLPFVMHNFDVDQQLPEPDQDVPYLRAMVEYSRIGDKVWATSYNSARATGAIRDDEISYLLYRIDQWYEDLPEDLRLSSNEQTASPNTNSTTSRGLQRLQVLLHLRANQMKILLLQPFLHSTSSLKSNKSKVQSLVNLAKDTIQMLDSLNKSTDIYQNQQMCFNHFLVSALGVIFLVVALSPTEHGASVRDEFHTALDLIRGLGARSYVSSRLWRRISDLRLAWRKLGLNAPQSREAREPSTQQGNALVTPPTSSGGMDVPPGSVPTGVDDGLRGPELDAWPAGSGEPFTEAQMAQELNDFFNSIDGGGDFGIPLPVLGTDGDGLDPERGPEDAFLVDDMNASMDVSHLFVDML